From a region of the Fischerella sp. JS2 genome:
- a CDS encoding chemotaxis protein CheA, producing MELAEIDDDIEAFLVESYENLDQIERNIIDLEKASPDGEALVRIYRSLHTLKGNCGFLPFPKLEALAHAGESLLSSVRDAAKQQPGGDRNLVLTPQIINILLQTVDSIRQILSQIKNTRHEGDNDYSALIKALTELQQTKPTSHLAGNTQVQQPSEPVQLLQSSHTDEALPNTNQINTFSSLTPPHPYIPTPIFLDGELPDVSTFTASESSYIRVNVDLLDQLMNLVGELVLTRNQMIGLSNKFQDTSLAATCQRLNLITSELQEGVMKTRLQPISTIWQKFPRVIRDLAIALGKQVQVEMQGADTELDKSIIETIKDPLIHLVRNCIDHGIELPTQRVANGKSSIGCLFLKAFYEGSKVNIEIGDDGRGLDPEQLKERSQQLGLVSAVQAATLTESEAMNLIFLPSFSTTEQVNNLSGRGFGMDIVKSNIEKLNGSIEIYSQPGQGTTFKIKMPLTLTIIPALIVSSGGDRYGIPQVNLQELVRLEGEQALNSIETFYDVPVYRLRGNLVPLVYLNQVLQLPDNISNVETLSLVIVQADNYQFGLVVDTIEDIQDIVVKSLGKQLQALSLFAGATILGDGTVALIIDAIALANQAGVSAKQKQLLSSATIRNNQEQVSDRQMVLLFEGPQGARMGIPLTIALRLEEIPPSTIEKVGNQYVVRSYGEILPLIDLQNIFGDRHQNHLNDQALATLSDPLPIVIVSPSPQLSVGLVVECILDIVEEPLTINGTPSRPGVLLYTVIQNQITEILDIEAVIHIANPHLLQATKEDAVTR from the coding sequence ATGGAGTTAGCAGAAATTGACGATGACATAGAGGCTTTTTTAGTTGAGAGCTATGAAAATCTGGATCAAATTGAACGAAATATTATCGATTTAGAAAAAGCATCTCCTGATGGAGAAGCGCTAGTTCGTATTTATCGCTCACTCCACACGTTAAAAGGAAACTGTGGCTTTCTACCGTTTCCGAAATTAGAAGCGCTTGCACATGCAGGGGAAAGTTTGCTTTCATCTGTGCGCGATGCAGCAAAGCAGCAGCCTGGCGGCGATCGCAATTTAGTACTCACTCCTCAAATTATTAATATCTTACTGCAAACAGTTGACAGCATCCGACAGATTCTATCTCAAATTAAAAACACTAGGCATGAGGGGGACAACGATTATTCTGCACTCATCAAGGCTTTGACGGAATTACAACAGACTAAACCCACATCTCATCTGGCTGGGAATACTCAAGTGCAACAGCCTAGTGAACCTGTGCAATTGCTTCAGAGTAGCCACACTGACGAGGCGCTACCCAATACAAATCAAATAAACACTTTTTCCTCCCTTACACCCCCACATCCTTATATCCCTACACCCATTTTTCTCGACGGTGAACTTCCAGATGTTTCCACTTTCACTGCATCAGAATCTTCCTATATCCGAGTTAATGTTGATTTGCTTGATCAGCTGATGAATTTGGTGGGTGAACTCGTTTTAACCCGTAACCAGATGATCGGCTTGAGTAACAAGTTTCAAGATACTAGCTTGGCTGCAACTTGTCAGCGTCTTAACTTGATTACAAGTGAGTTGCAGGAAGGAGTGATGAAAACTCGTCTGCAACCAATTAGTACTATCTGGCAAAAATTCCCTCGCGTGATTCGTGATTTAGCGATCGCACTCGGTAAACAAGTCCAAGTAGAAATGCAAGGGGCAGATACGGAACTGGATAAAAGTATTATTGAAACAATTAAAGACCCGTTAATTCATTTAGTCCGCAACTGCATCGATCATGGTATTGAATTACCAACACAGCGAGTAGCTAATGGAAAATCAAGCATCGGATGCTTATTTCTCAAAGCTTTTTATGAAGGTAGTAAAGTCAATATTGAAATTGGTGATGATGGTCGTGGTCTTGATCCAGAACAACTCAAAGAGCGATCGCAGCAACTAGGTTTAGTCAGCGCTGTACAGGCGGCGACGCTGACTGAGTCGGAAGCTATGAACTTAATTTTTTTACCTAGCTTCTCAACCACTGAACAGGTTAATAACCTTTCAGGACGAGGGTTTGGGATGGATATTGTCAAAAGCAATATCGAGAAACTGAACGGTAGTATTGAAATTTACAGCCAGCCGGGACAGGGAACAACATTTAAAATTAAAATGCCCTTGACTTTGACAATTATCCCAGCATTAATTGTCAGCAGTGGAGGCGATCGCTATGGCATTCCCCAAGTAAATTTACAAGAACTAGTGCGTTTAGAAGGAGAGCAAGCACTAAATAGTATTGAGACATTTTACGATGTACCAGTGTATCGCTTGCGCGGTAATCTCGTGCCATTGGTTTACTTAAATCAAGTTTTGCAACTTCCAGATAACATCAGCAACGTAGAAACACTGAGTTTGGTCATTGTCCAAGCTGATAACTATCAATTTGGATTAGTTGTAGACACGATTGAAGACATTCAAGACATTGTTGTTAAATCTCTAGGAAAGCAGTTGCAAGCGCTATCCCTATTTGCAGGAGCCACTATTTTAGGAGATGGCACAGTAGCGTTGATTATTGATGCGATCGCTTTAGCAAATCAAGCTGGTGTGAGTGCAAAACAAAAACAGCTACTATCGAGTGCAACAATTAGAAATAACCAAGAGCAAGTAAGCGATCGCCAAATGGTTTTGTTGTTTGAGGGTCCCCAAGGCGCACGCATGGGAATTCCCCTGACAATCGCCTTACGGCTCGAAGAAATTCCCCCTTCTACTATAGAAAAAGTAGGTAATCAGTACGTAGTCCGCTCTTACGGTGAAATTTTGCCATTAATTGATTTACAAAATATTTTTGGCGATCGCCATCAAAATCATCTCAATGATCAAGCTTTAGCAACGCTAAGCGATCCACTCCCAATTGTGATTGTCTCCCCTTCCCCACAACTGAGTGTCGGTTTAGTAGTTGAGTGCATTCTCGACATTGTAGAAGAACCACTGACAATTAATGGTACCCCCAGTAGACCAGGCGTTCTTTTGTATACAGTTATTCAAAATCAAATCACTGAAATTCTTGACATAGAAGCCGTGATTCACATTGCTAACCCCCACTTGCTGCAAGCCACTAAAGAAGACGCGGTGACACGGTGA
- a CDS encoding chemotaxis protein CheW, with protein sequence MTQPQQQLCTFFLNEIFFGIDVQHVQEVIRPQVMTRVPLAPADICGLINLRGQIITVIDLQLRLDMGESAVRSTTHLEDEAQGFNIIVCSDYEVASLLVDQVGDVLEFTENTFVPPPATLKGKMRQMLAGAYPLAEGFLLVLDTEKILETLNQ encoded by the coding sequence ATGACTCAACCTCAACAACAATTGTGTACCTTTTTTCTCAACGAAATTTTCTTTGGTATTGATGTACAGCATGTTCAAGAAGTAATTCGTCCCCAAGTTATGACTCGTGTACCTTTAGCACCAGCAGATATTTGTGGATTAATTAACCTGCGGGGACAAATTATCACTGTCATCGATTTGCAGCTGCGATTAGATATGGGTGAATCAGCAGTGCGATCAACAACTCACCTGGAAGATGAAGCCCAGGGGTTTAATATCATTGTATGTTCTGATTATGAAGTAGCTAGTTTACTCGTTGATCAGGTCGGGGATGTATTGGAGTTTACAGAGAACACCTTTGTGCCCCCACCCGCAACGTTAAAAGGTAAAATGCGTCAAATGCTAGCAGGAGCCTATCCCCTTGCAGAAGGTTTTCTGTTAGTTCTAGACACCGAAAAAATTCTAGAGACTTTAAATCAGTGA
- a CDS encoding methyl-accepting chemotaxis protein has translation MATSRSGKTANSKSSSVNSADSTETNQTTTDVQLQPLLKALKAAKNGDFTVRLPVENNGLGEIASVFNEWVSLNQNVTKEVARLASEIGTEGKLGSQAVVKGAKGSWQELLDNLNQMSANLTEQIKSINDVTLAVAQGNLSQRIEAANAGEFQQLSDNANQMIHNLRSSIRQMADVATAVASSAEELTAVSKEMTENAKQTAEQATSASASAEQVSQNTTTVVTAVEEMNASIREIAKTVAEGAKVANEAAKTADRTNETIDKLGQSSVEIGKVIKVITSIAGQTNLLALNATIEAARAGDAGRGFAVVANEVKELAKQTANATEDISQRIEAIQTDTKGAVAAITQITEIINRINDLQTVIASAVEEQTATTNEIARNIAEAAKGTSDIAKNIGIVALNAQSTTIGASNTSEAATELARMAVDLQKVVNNFKY, from the coding sequence ATGGCTACAAGTCGATCTGGGAAAACAGCCAATTCTAAATCTTCCTCGGTCAACAGTGCAGATTCGACCGAAACCAATCAAACTACAACAGATGTGCAATTGCAGCCGTTACTAAAAGCATTAAAAGCAGCCAAAAATGGCGATTTTACTGTTCGTTTACCAGTCGAGAACAATGGTTTGGGGGAAATTGCCTCAGTTTTTAATGAATGGGTGAGTTTGAACCAAAATGTTACTAAAGAAGTTGCTCGCCTGGCATCTGAAATTGGTACGGAGGGAAAACTCGGTTCTCAAGCAGTTGTTAAAGGTGCTAAGGGTTCTTGGCAAGAATTACTCGACAACTTAAACCAAATGTCTGCAAATCTCACAGAGCAGATCAAAAGTATAAATGATGTCACCCTTGCTGTTGCTCAAGGAAACTTGTCTCAGCGCATCGAAGCAGCCAATGCTGGAGAGTTTCAACAGCTTAGTGATAACGCCAATCAGATGATTCACAACTTAAGGTCATCAATCCGCCAAATGGCAGATGTAGCGACAGCAGTTGCATCTTCTGCTGAAGAACTGACTGCTGTTAGTAAGGAAATGACAGAAAATGCCAAACAAACCGCAGAACAAGCCACTTCTGCATCCGCCTCAGCAGAACAAGTCAGTCAGAATACCACTACAGTTGTAACTGCGGTGGAAGAAATGAATGCTAGCATTCGAGAAATAGCTAAAACTGTCGCGGAAGGTGCAAAGGTGGCAAATGAAGCCGCTAAAACTGCTGATCGCACCAACGAAACCATAGACAAACTCGGTCAAAGTAGCGTTGAAATTGGCAAAGTCATAAAAGTCATTACCTCGATCGCAGGACAAACAAATTTACTCGCACTCAATGCCACAATTGAAGCAGCAAGAGCTGGGGATGCAGGAAGAGGATTTGCTGTAGTTGCTAACGAAGTCAAAGAATTAGCCAAGCAAACGGCAAATGCTACTGAGGATATTAGCCAGCGAATAGAAGCTATTCAGACCGATACTAAAGGTGCGGTTGCTGCTATTACTCAGATTACTGAAATTATCAACCGAATTAATGATCTACAAACTGTGATCGCCAGTGCAGTTGAGGAGCAAACAGCAACCACTAATGAAATCGCTCGCAATATAGCTGAAGCAGCCAAAGGAACCTCGGATATTGCCAAAAATATTGGGATTGTAGCGCTCAATGCTCAAAGTACAACAATTGGAGCCAGTAACACATCTGAAGCAGCTACAGAACTAGCTCGGATGGCAGTAGATTTACAGAAAGTCGTCAACAATTTTAAGTATTAA
- a CDS encoding chemotaxis response regulator protein-glutamate methylesterase codes for MPKIRVLVVDDAVVVRSRVSKILSSDPELEVVGVAANGRIALAKIPHVNPDVVILDVEMPEMNGLETLAAIRQTYPQLSVIMFSTSTYTGASATLEALSLGASDYATKPSNLGNVEAINQHIREDLIPKIKVFGAVTSPSFKPTKIAHAVAFPTRTNINRVDVVAIGVSTGGPNALATLLCELPANLSVPILIVQHMPPMFTKLLAERLSSKCQIPVQEAVSGVIVEPGHIWIAPGDFHMIVQRDKAVVRLATHQQSPENSCRPSVDVLFRSVAQVYGAGTLAVILTGMGQDGLYGCQCIREVGGQVLAQDEASSVVWGMPGFVVNAGLADQVVGLDRMADEIIRRILLDQ; via the coding sequence ATGCCAAAAATTCGGGTGCTGGTTGTAGATGACGCAGTGGTAGTTCGTAGTCGAGTTAGTAAAATTTTGTCCAGCGATCCAGAGTTAGAAGTTGTAGGGGTTGCTGCCAATGGTCGCATTGCTCTTGCTAAGATTCCTCATGTAAATCCCGATGTTGTGATTTTAGATGTCGAAATGCCGGAGATGAACGGTTTAGAAACCCTAGCTGCGATTCGACAAACTTATCCCCAACTGTCGGTGATTATGTTCAGCACCTCCACGTATACCGGAGCAAGTGCAACACTTGAAGCTCTATCTTTAGGTGCTTCAGATTATGCAACCAAACCCAGTAATTTAGGGAATGTGGAGGCAATCAACCAACATATCCGCGAGGACTTGATTCCCAAAATCAAGGTATTTGGTGCAGTAACTAGTCCTTCTTTCAAGCCAACCAAAATCGCTCATGCAGTTGCTTTTCCTACCCGTACGAATATAAATCGGGTGGATGTTGTAGCAATTGGAGTTTCTACTGGAGGACCTAATGCTCTGGCCACACTACTTTGTGAGCTTCCAGCCAATTTATCGGTTCCGATCCTGATTGTGCAACATATGCCTCCGATGTTTACAAAACTATTAGCTGAAAGATTATCCTCTAAGTGTCAAATCCCAGTTCAAGAAGCTGTTTCTGGAGTCATAGTAGAACCAGGACACATCTGGATTGCACCAGGAGATTTTCACATGATCGTGCAACGTGACAAAGCTGTGGTTCGATTGGCTACACATCAGCAATCCCCGGAAAATTCCTGTCGCCCTTCAGTTGATGTCCTCTTTCGTTCGGTTGCACAAGTGTATGGTGCTGGGACACTCGCAGTTATACTTACAGGCATGGGACAAGATGGGTTGTATGGCTGTCAATGTATCCGTGAAGTCGGTGGACAAGTGCTAGCACAAGACGAAGCTAGTAGTGTGGTTTGGGGAATGCCTGGTTTCGTGGTGAATGCTGGACTTGCTGATCAAGTTGTGGGACTTGATCGCATGGCAGATGAGATCATCCGACGAATTCTTTTGGATCAGTAA
- a CDS encoding protein-glutamate O-methyltransferase CheR, translated as MGISTTDFDYLRQLVHRHSAVVLDADKSYLAELHLQPIAESAGFAGIANLVSYLRSQPFNNLHIQTVEALVTNETSFFRDVYPFEALKQFVLPELLKKRAIERSLNIWCAACSHGQEPYSIAMLLHAHFPMLVNWSVRLIASDFSSKVLARARQGRYNQLEIKRGLPKNFCEQYFQKLDSEWQIHEEIRQMVEFRQINIVQPWSSLPQIDVIFLRNVLIYFDISTKKNLLNKVKQQLRPDGYLFLGSGETTINLDKSFERVQLDKSMCYRLHDPETR; from the coding sequence ATGGGTATAAGCACTACTGATTTTGATTATCTGCGTCAATTAGTTCATCGTCATTCCGCAGTTGTCTTGGATGCTGATAAAAGCTACTTGGCAGAATTGCATTTACAGCCAATTGCCGAATCAGCAGGATTTGCTGGAATCGCTAATTTGGTAAGTTACCTACGAAGTCAACCGTTCAACAATCTGCACATTCAAACGGTTGAGGCACTAGTCACCAATGAAACCTCATTTTTCCGTGATGTCTATCCCTTTGAAGCACTCAAACAATTTGTGCTACCAGAATTGCTCAAAAAACGGGCAATTGAGCGATCGCTAAATATTTGGTGCGCTGCTTGCTCTCATGGACAGGAACCTTACAGTATTGCTATGCTGCTGCACGCCCATTTTCCCATGCTTGTCAATTGGTCAGTAAGGCTGATTGCTAGCGATTTTTCCAGCAAGGTATTAGCGCGGGCCCGTCAGGGGCGTTATAACCAACTGGAAATTAAGCGTGGGTTGCCTAAAAATTTCTGTGAACAGTACTTTCAAAAGCTAGATAGTGAGTGGCAAATTCACGAAGAAATTCGCCAAATGGTTGAGTTTCGCCAGATAAATATCGTGCAACCTTGGTCATCCCTGCCCCAAATCGACGTTATTTTTTTACGCAATGTTTTAATCTACTTTGATATATCAACCAAAAAAAACTTGCTGAATAAAGTTAAGCAACAATTAAGACCTGATGGTTACTTGTTTCTAGGTAGTGGCGAAACAACTATCAATCTGGATAAATCATTTGAGCGAGTTCAATTAGATAAAAGTATGTGCTATCGATTGCATGATCCTGAGACGAGGTAG
- a CDS encoding cytochrome b N-terminal domain-containing protein, whose product MESTEFNRIMRRIATVLSVVIITLSLVAASTGILLSFYYEPAAGRAYQSLKLITEQVQYGWLFRKAHNLAGNGVIAIALVQIVVLFLGRQFRKSWLSAWISAIFFTLVAIGLSWTAMILSWDQEGFWRFSIELGTIEAIPLIGSQLREILTGGAISTLTIQRLYTIHSYILSIAAIIISGVHLFSVLWQEKQMKAQLLNSEGASLPPSQIQGAGASLAES is encoded by the coding sequence ATGGAAAGCACCGAGTTTAATAGGATTATGCGGCGCATAGCCACTGTATTATCTGTCGTTATTATTACCCTATCTTTGGTTGCAGCTTCTACTGGTATCTTGTTGTCTTTTTACTATGAACCAGCAGCAGGTAGGGCTTATCAGTCGTTGAAATTGATTACAGAGCAAGTGCAATATGGCTGGTTGTTCCGCAAAGCCCACAATTTAGCTGGTAATGGAGTGATTGCGATCGCACTTGTGCAAATCGTGGTGTTATTTTTGGGCAGACAATTTCGCAAGAGTTGGTTATCAGCCTGGATCAGTGCGATTTTCTTCACTCTCGTTGCCATTGGGTTAAGTTGGACAGCAATGATTTTAAGCTGGGATCAAGAAGGATTCTGGCGTTTTAGTATTGAGTTAGGAACCATTGAAGCGATTCCTTTGATTGGTTCGCAGCTACGCGAAATCCTGACTGGTGGTGCAATTAGTACGCTAACTATCCAAAGACTTTACACCATACACAGTTATATTCTTTCAATTGCTGCCATCATCATTTCTGGCGTGCATTTATTCAGCGTATTGTGGCAAGAAAAACAAATGAAAGCTCAGCTTCTCAACTCTGAAGGTGCTAGCTTGCCACCAAGTCAGATTCAAGGTGCAGGAGCATCACTGGCAGAAAGTTGA
- a CDS encoding cation:proton antiporter yields the protein MEASFEITLQMVIAVVAGISAQVVAAYLRVPSIVFLLLFGILLGSDGFGLLHPHLLGTGLEVIVALGTAIILFEGGLNLELRELNKVSTSLQLLVTLGTLITLLGGSMAAHWLGEFPWPIALLFASLVVVTGPTVISPLLKQINVERQVATLLEGEGVLIDPVGAILAVVVLNTILNDNADPFGAISSLLMRLGLGGIIGAVGGWLMALICKYANFLSFEVKNLVVLAGSWGLFALAQMLRSESGLMATVVAGVIFGTASVPEERLLRHFKGQLTILCVSVLFILLAADLSIDSLFALGWGSLFTVLALMFLVRPINILCCTWNSDLNWRQKLFLSWVAPRGIVSASVASLFAILLTQHGINGGDAIKALVFLTIIMTVFCQGLTAGWIARWLEITSKEATGAVIVGCNPLSILVARLLQERGEAVVMIDTDPEASKQAQAENLRVLTSSALDANVLEEAGLASVGTFLAMTKNGEVNFVLAQRAAEEFNPPRVLAVFPRDPQATNGTNNTKVSQAFISDLQIKTWNQYLNDEQVKLGITTLKEPGFSLQKVQLQALIRTGELVPLFLERDEKLQIMPAGEAWQSGDRIIYLLHDPRPKLLKRLSGGRDSNRLSLEKLPEVEEIPIAKLSQLSASDAPAP from the coding sequence ATGGAAGCATCTTTTGAAATCACCTTGCAGATGGTTATTGCCGTCGTTGCCGGCATAAGCGCTCAGGTAGTAGCTGCGTACCTGCGAGTACCCAGTATAGTATTTTTATTGCTGTTTGGTATTCTGCTTGGCTCTGACGGATTTGGCCTGTTGCATCCTCATTTGTTAGGCACTGGATTAGAAGTTATTGTTGCTTTGGGAACAGCAATAATTTTGTTTGAAGGCGGACTAAACCTAGAATTGCGAGAGTTAAACAAAGTTTCTACAAGTTTGCAATTACTCGTAACTTTAGGAACTTTAATCACGTTACTTGGTGGGAGTATGGCGGCTCATTGGCTAGGTGAATTTCCTTGGCCGATCGCTTTGCTATTCGCCTCTCTAGTAGTGGTTACAGGCCCGACGGTAATTAGTCCTCTGCTCAAACAAATTAATGTGGAACGACAAGTTGCCACATTGTTAGAGGGTGAAGGAGTGTTAATTGACCCTGTTGGAGCTATTCTAGCTGTTGTGGTGCTGAACACGATCTTAAATGATAACGCCGATCCCTTTGGTGCTATCAGCAGCTTGCTTATGCGGCTAGGTCTTGGTGGCATAATTGGGGCAGTAGGCGGCTGGTTGATGGCGTTAATTTGCAAATATGCCAATTTTCTCTCTTTTGAGGTCAAGAACCTAGTAGTCTTGGCTGGTTCCTGGGGCTTATTTGCATTAGCACAAATGCTTCGCAGTGAATCAGGATTGATGGCGACTGTAGTCGCTGGTGTGATATTTGGAACTGCTTCAGTCCCAGAAGAACGACTACTGCGACACTTTAAAGGTCAGTTGACGATTTTGTGCGTTTCAGTCTTATTTATCTTACTGGCTGCTGATTTATCTATTGACAGTTTGTTTGCACTAGGTTGGGGCAGTTTATTTACTGTTTTGGCGTTAATGTTTCTTGTGCGTCCAATCAATATTCTCTGTTGTACTTGGAACAGTGACTTGAACTGGCGACAAAAATTGTTTCTTAGCTGGGTTGCTCCCAGAGGGATTGTTTCTGCTTCTGTAGCTTCTTTATTTGCAATTTTGTTGACCCAACACGGCATTAACGGTGGTGATGCCATTAAAGCCCTTGTCTTCTTGACAATCATCATGACAGTTTTCTGTCAGGGACTAACGGCTGGCTGGATTGCTAGGTGGCTGGAAATTACCTCCAAAGAAGCGACAGGGGCGGTAATTGTTGGTTGCAATCCTCTAAGTATTTTAGTTGCTCGCCTGCTGCAAGAACGGGGGGAAGCAGTTGTGATGATCGACACTGATCCTGAAGCTAGTAAACAAGCCCAAGCCGAAAATTTGCGAGTGTTAACCAGCAGCGCTTTGGATGCCAATGTTTTAGAAGAAGCAGGATTGGCTTCAGTGGGGACTTTTTTGGCGATGACCAAAAATGGCGAGGTGAATTTTGTTTTGGCACAACGAGCCGCAGAAGAGTTTAACCCACCTCGCGTCTTAGCAGTTTTCCCCCGTGATCCCCAAGCCACTAATGGTACAAATAATACTAAAGTCAGCCAGGCTTTCATTTCAGACCTGCAAATTAAAACCTGGAATCAATATCTCAACGATGAGCAAGTGAAGCTAGGGATAACAACACTCAAAGAACCTGGTTTTTCATTACAAAAGGTTCAGTTGCAGGCATTAATCCGGACTGGCGAGTTAGTACCACTCTTTTTAGAACGGGATGAGAAATTGCAGATCATGCCTGCGGGTGAAGCTTGGCAAAGTGGCGATCGCATCATCTACCTATTGCACGATCCCAGACCGAAGCTTTTAAAACGCTTATCGGGTGGTAGAGACTCAAATCGCCTCTCTCTAGAAAAATTACCAGAGGTTGAGGAAATCCCGATCGCTAAATTATCTCAACTTTCTGCCAGTGATGCTCCTGCACCTTGA
- a CDS encoding tannase/feruloyl esterase family alpha/beta hydrolase: MDWLTPIVAWVEQGKPPTKVIASQTANNSASGGFSNPTQGSTSSNANIVRTRPIFPYPMQARYNGTLSIDDAANFVGVMPSQTPNDHIDWIGNDLFQPQ; the protein is encoded by the coding sequence GTGGATTGGCTCACACCGATCGTGGCATGGGTTGAACAAGGTAAGCCACCTACCAAAGTCATTGCATCCCAAACGGCTAATAACTCAGCAAGCGGTGGTTTTAGTAATCCAACCCAAGGATCAACAAGCAGCAATGCAAACATTGTCAGAACAAGACCGATATTTCCTTACCCGATGCAAGCTAGGTATAACGGCACCTTAAGCATTGACGATGCTGCAAACTTTGTGGGAGTAATGCCTTCCCAAACCCCCAACGATCATATTGATTGGATTGGAAATGATTTATTTCAACCTCAGTAA
- a CDS encoding pyridoxamine 5'-phosphate oxidase family protein, whose protein sequence is MDPKEIPSAIRSFLDGNNLPSKPMNAIRLSTVNEEGWPHSSLLSVGEVLALPNAKIRFAISARASTTANLLRDGRLTMVIPFEKGVCEMRMRVQQINQEVEGVPLTFFEAQIESIRHLLLRMLMSCLEKLSLCTNRKRYLHGGTSK, encoded by the coding sequence ATCGACCCCAAGGAGATACCCAGCGCCATCCGCTCCTTTTTAGATGGCAACAACCTTCCTTCTAAACCGATGAATGCAATCCGCCTCTCCACCGTGAACGAAGAGGGCTGGCCTCATTCATCGCTCTTGAGCGTGGGTGAAGTTCTGGCTTTACCCAATGCAAAAATTCGATTCGCGATCTCTGCGAGAGCTAGCACAACAGCGAACTTGCTGCGAGATGGGCGGCTGACGATGGTCATTCCATTTGAGAAGGGCGTGTGCGAGATGCGGATGCGAGTGCAACAGATTAATCAGGAGGTCGAAGGCGTGCCCCTAACCTTCTTCGAGGCTCAAATCGAAAGTATTCGCCATCTTTTGCTACGTATGCTGATGTCTTGTCTGGAGAAACTTTCTCTCTGCACGAACCGCAAGCGGTATTTGCACGGTGGGACAAGCAAATAG
- a CDS encoding SRPBCC family protein — translation MTEEKYTPEELNLIAIEDETNLEAKDLQAVAVKIEKITDRQRQITATIQIPQSVTKVWEVLTNYEALADFIPNLAHSRLLEHPNGGIRLEQIGSQRFLRMNFSARVVLDLEEHFPKEITFQMVEGDFKDFSGSWCLEPYSLGQQTGTSLCYTVKVWPKLTMPIGIIERRLAKDLQLNLLAIYQRLEG, via the coding sequence GTGACTGAAGAAAAATATACACCAGAAGAACTCAACTTGATCGCCATTGAAGACGAAACAAACCTCGAGGCGAAAGATTTACAAGCTGTGGCTGTTAAAATCGAGAAAATCACCGACAGACAGCGACAAATCACTGCTACAATTCAAATTCCCCAATCGGTGACAAAAGTTTGGGAAGTACTCACCAATTATGAAGCCTTAGCCGACTTCATCCCCAACTTAGCCCACAGTCGTTTACTGGAACATCCCAACGGTGGTATTCGTTTAGAACAAATAGGTTCTCAGCGCTTTTTACGCATGAATTTTTCTGCGCGTGTAGTTCTCGATCTTGAGGAACACTTTCCTAAAGAAATTACTTTCCAGATGGTAGAGGGCGATTTTAAAGATTTCTCTGGTAGCTGGTGCTTAGAGCCTTATTCTCTAGGTCAACAAACAGGGACTAGTCTGTGCTACACAGTCAAAGTTTGGCCTAAACTTACTATGCCCATAGGAATCATTGAGCGTCGCCTTGCGAAAGACCTGCAACTAAATCTGCTGGCAATTTACCAACGTTTAGAGGGTTAA